A window from Candidatus Aminicenantes bacterium encodes these proteins:
- a CDS encoding ammonium transporter has translation MFDTGNTGFMLLATSLVMLMTPGLAFFYGGLVGRKNVLAIMIQSFVSMGWTTVIWFICGYSLCFSGGEGAVFGNLKLAFLKGVTPETVLAGNNIPLFVFIAYQMMFAIITPALITGAFTNRVSFKAYMIFLTVWLLLVYFPMVHMVWGGGFLAVHGVLDFAGGIVVHAIAGMAALASILFVGKRKVTDKGMHSIPLIALGTGLLWFGWYGFNAGSELRADKITALAFLNTDVAASFAAIVWLFIEWGKSRKPKFVGLLTGAVAGLATITPAAGYVTTGQAALIGIIAGLVCYYAVALKNRLGWDDALDVWGVHGVGGTLGVVLLGVFATKAANAAGVDGLLRGNAPFFFKEVLAVAGAGLYAFVFTWAMLWLINKITPVRISEKDELGLDEALHGEQAYEM, from the coding sequence ATGTTCGACACCGGCAACACCGGCTTCATGCTGCTGGCCACTTCGTTGGTCATGCTGATGACGCCCGGTCTGGCTTTCTTTTACGGCGGGCTGGTCGGCCGCAAAAACGTTCTGGCCATCATGATTCAGAGCTTCGTCTCCATGGGTTGGACGACCGTGATCTGGTTCATTTGCGGTTACTCGCTCTGCTTTTCGGGAGGCGAAGGAGCCGTCTTTGGCAACCTGAAGTTGGCCTTCCTGAAGGGAGTGACGCCGGAAACCGTTCTGGCCGGGAACAACATCCCGCTCTTCGTCTTCATCGCCTACCAGATGATGTTCGCCATCATCACGCCTGCCCTGATCACGGGGGCGTTTACCAATCGGGTCAGCTTCAAGGCCTATATGATCTTTTTAACCGTGTGGCTCCTCCTGGTCTACTTCCCGATGGTCCACATGGTTTGGGGCGGAGGCTTCCTGGCCGTGCACGGCGTCCTGGATTTTGCCGGCGGCATCGTCGTCCACGCCATCGCCGGCATGGCAGCTTTGGCTTCAATCCTCTTCGTCGGGAAGCGAAAAGTGACCGATAAGGGCATGCATAGCATCCCGCTCATCGCCCTCGGGACCGGCCTGCTGTGGTTCGGCTGGTACGGATTCAATGCCGGCTCGGAGCTGCGGGCCGATAAGATCACCGCCCTGGCCTTCCTCAATACCGACGTGGCCGCCTCCTTCGCCGCGATCGTCTGGCTGTTCATCGAATGGGGCAAGTCGCGGAAGCCGAAGTTCGTCGGTCTGTTGACCGGGGCCGTGGCCGGGCTGGCCACGATCACACCCGCAGCAGGCTACGTGACGACCGGGCAGGCCGCGCTGATCGGGATCATCGCCGGACTCGTCTGTTACTACGCGGTGGCGCTGAAGAACCGGCTGGGCTGGGACGACGCCTTGGACGTCTGGGGCGTTCACGGTGTCGGCGGGACGCTGGGCGTCGTTCTGCTCGGGGTCTTCGCCACCAAGGCGGCCAACGCGGCCGGTGTTGACGGACTGCTGCGGGGCAACGCGCCCTTCTTCTTTAAAGAAGTCCTGGCCGTGGCGGGGGCCGGGCTTTACGCCTTCGTCTTCACTTGGGCCATGCTCTGGCTGATCAACAAGATCACCCCCGTCCGCATTTCCGAGAAAGACGAATTGGGGTTGGACGAAGCCCTGCACGGCGAACAAGCGTATGAGATGTGA